The Muntiacus reevesi chromosome 5, mMunRee1.1, whole genome shotgun sequence genome segment AGCCACCCATCAGAGCGCTCAGCCAGGCCGGGATCATCGCCCTTGCCCTCTAGGTTAAGAGGAACAAGGGCCTCCCTTGGCCCCCTCCACTGTGGCAAGTGGGTGAAGAATATGTGTTTGTGTGAGAGCGGGTGCTTGAATGAGTCTCCCCACATACCAAGGAGGGACCGAAGTCCTAGATATGGGTCAGCCTTTGCAAAAGCAGGAAGCTGGCAAAGCATGACTACCCTCCTGCCACCTCCCAGCAGAGTCTACTATACCCGCTCCCCCCACCCTGAACGTTGCCTCACCCAAGTCACAGCTCTCCATCTGGTAGACATCCTCtcaaacacaggtgtgttcacaGGCACCCCAAGGGGGTGAGATTTCTGCTTCATGTGCTGTTGGGGGCTGGGGGCGACGAGGAAGAAggccttctctccttccctcccgccTTCCCCAGCCTTCCTAGGGACAGAAGGAGGTCTAGAGGTAatgccctcctccccgccccacccgtGGTGACTGCAGGCCCCTGTGTTTCAGGCTGTTAAATTGACCtctgcctccctgggcctctgcctatcagttcagttcagtcgctcagtcgtgtccgactctttgcaaccccatggactgcagcaccccatgcttccctgtccgtcaccaactcccggagcttactcaaactcatgtcacttgagtcggtgatgccatccaaccatctcatcctctgtcgtccccttctcctcccgccttcaatctttctcagcatcaaggtcttttacagtgagtcagttcttcgcatcaagtggccaaagtattggagtttcagcttcagcatcagtccttccaatgaatattcaggactgatctcctttaggatggattggttggatctccttgcagtccaagggactctcaagagtcttctccaacaccacagttttaaagcatctattcttcggcactcagcttcttcgtggtccatctctcacatccatacatgaccactggaaaaaccatagctttgactagatggacatttgttggcaaagtaatgtctctgctttttaatatgctatctaggttggtcataacttttcttccaaggagcaagcgtcttttaatttcatggctgctgtccccatctgcagtgactttggaacccgaAAAAAttaagcctgtcactgtttccattgttcccccctCTGGCTATAAGATCATACTTAAGAGGTGGAACATGAGATAACCAACGACACTAACTAATGAAGGTAACCAGTGAAAACTCATCACCTCTCCTGAAGCAAATGTGCATGGAGAACCCATGACAAACCCATTCACAGAAAAGCCTGATGAGCTGTGGTTTGTCAGGAGCTGCCTGCCCATGGTCCACAGGGCCAAACCCAAAGGAAAGACTCAGCCCTGATGTCATAGTAAGGAACTATTTGGGAGAAAATGCCCTTTCCGGCTGGGTTCTCCTCTGTGTCCACTGCCTGCCCCATGCCACCATTTCCCTCTGCTCCCTGCCCAGCACCCCTGCACACAACTCACCAGCTCACAGCCACTCAACATGCACTCTCTAGCCCTCTAGAGCCTCTCACCCCTTGATTCTCTGCCATTCCTGCCTTGCCAGTTCTCAACCTTGGAAAATAGCCTCTCTTCACTCTGTCCGCCCCCTCTGGCCACCTCTGGCTTGCTAGGAAATGTCAGAGAATGTCACAATCCTTCCGATGAGTCCACAGCAGAGAAGTGTTGGCTGACGTCACTGGTGCCCCAGCGGCCCTTTTGACTCTCCCCTGCCCGTCCCTGATTCCATCCCCCAAACGTCTCAGTCcttctcccccaccacccccacacaGCAACATGTCCTGCCCTCCTGCAGGTAAAAACGCCCACAGCAAACCACCCAAGCAACCACCTCCCTTGATCCTGCCGCTCGCTCTAGATATTCCCTTTGCCACTAAACTCTGGAGGGAATAGGTTTATTCTTCCACCTTCCTTCCTACCACCTCCTTCTTTAATCCCACAATTCAGTGTCTCTCAACTGCTCTTGCAAAGGTGGCCCATGACTCCCTGGTGACCAAAGCCAGTGCAGTTTCTCCCCACATCTCCTCTCCTATCTCCTGGGGCTGCCTCCTTGAAATGCTCTTCTCTTGGCTTTTCACGTATTGCAGTCTTGACGCTCTTCAAATTGGATCATCAAATACTTTATCATTATGGGAAAATGCTTCAAGCATACAACAGTGAATACACAGTGGAGCCTGCCCTCAAGATACTACCTGGTTAAAAATGAGGTGGACACAACCAGCCCTGGTCCTGCCCACCCTCCAGGAACGGTGTCAAATCCCCCTCAGGAGCACCCGCTGTGTCCTGGGTGCTGGGAATACTATGGGGACTGCAGACGCCACTTCCTCCCCAGTGGAGCTCGCAGACCAGCAGGGCCCTCACCCGCCTGGATGCCATCAGTCCTTCCTTCAAATAGTATTTCGCCTGCGTCTTTCTGCACTTAATCAAATTCTGCCTTGGATTCTAGCATTTGGcagagggtggggatggggcgggGGCTGGTCCCTTTTCCTGGATGGTTTTGTTCCACACGCTCACTGAACACCTTCTTTGGGCTTGAGCTTGAGCCTGAGCTGTGtgctggagagggagatggggaagACTTGGAATCTGCCCCCAGGAAGCACCCAGTAGGCGGGAAGCACCTTCCTTCAGCCTGCATCCTGTTTAGCCCCTTGCCTGGTGCCTCACAGAACAACCTCTGCGTGGAGACAGCCCAGATGCCCTTTTCTTTCTACCTCCTCAGGCTGGCGGGTGGTGGGACCTGCAGGTGTCCCTGGCCACGCCTGGACCCCTCAGGGTGGGTGTGTCCTCCCCACTTGGGCCAGGTGACTCAGGGACCTTTGACAGAGCCTGGCTCGCCCCTCCCGCACCGGGACTCCCAGATCTCCCGCTTCCAGTGACTCTGCACTTGTCACCACCTCCCAGGGTCTATCTGCAAGAGCAGGCTTCTGTGCTTTTGTTCCTTATGGGCTCAGGGAGCCCAGTTTCTTCCCAGAGAGACTGCAGGCTCTATGAGGGCAGCAGCCGAGTCAGGTCCTGGCCTCCGTCTGGCGTTCCCACACCAGTCAGCACAGTGATGGGCAGGTAATTAGGCCTTCAAAATATCTGTCAACTGGTTGACATCACCCTCATTTGTTACTCCCTTCGTTTAGGGCACTGTCTGCAAGAGGCCCTGGTAGAATATCCCCGTATTACCTGGGAACAATTAGCCCATTGATCCACCCAGCGGCTCTTCACCGGAGTATCCCGATATGCTGACATCAGTCATCTGTGACTATGGATCGTTGGTGCCTCAGCCAGGCATTTTACCTTCATTGTGTCTCTTTTCCCTTCCAACATTCTTATAAGGGTGTTAAttttacccattttacagatggggaaactggacaatAGAGAGCTTTAAatcatttgtccaaggtcacccagctggtaGGTTATGGACCTGGAATTTGAGCTTAGGTCATCCtcgactggggcttcccaggtggctcagtggtaaagaatctggctgccaagcaGGTGACGAGGCTTTGattcctaagttgggaagatcccctagagaaggtagtggcaaccctctccagtattcttgcctgaaaaatcccatggggagaggagcatggcaggctacagtccatagggttgcaaagagccagacatgaccgaTCAACTAAACGACAACAACATCCTTGAACAGCATCTGTCTTATTTGCTTGCATTGCAGTGTGAGTTGTTCTCTGTCCTCTATTAATTTTATGTTGAAGAGCAAAGTGTAGAATCACAGCTGAGGCTTGTGACTTGGCCTCAGTCTGTCGTGCTTCCTGGGGATGAAAAGTATCTAGAAGGTGAGGGTTACTGCAGAGGGGCTCGGATAGGCAGCCACAGGTGGGGGTCCTGGGGAAGCTGAGGGACCTGGAGAGAGTGCCACAGGGCAGATAGACAGCTTTGCACAGGGACAGACCTATGGGACCACTAACGTGATCCAGGGGAGTGAGGTGGATTAGCAAaggctgggaggaggaagggatgcGACAGAGGGGAAGATACTTGGGAGGActgcttggacagcaaggagattaaaccggtccatcctaaaggaaatcaaccctgaatactcattggaaggacagatgctgaagctgaagctccagtactttggccacctgattcgaaggaccaactcactggaaaagaccctgatgctgggaaagactgcaagcaaaaggagaagggcatgaaagaggatgagatggttgagtccactgactcaataggcatgagtcttgagcaaactcagggagatggtgaaggacagggaagcctggcctgctgcagtccacggggtcacagagccagacacgactgagggactaaacaataaGAGAAGAGGGTGGGTGAGGGGCAGGAGCGTCTTCCCGGTGGACCCAAGGGAGAGAGCCTCTTCCCCGGCTCTTGGCATCTCCTGGGCTAACCCTTGGGCTTCTGGCCCTCCATCAGCAGGTGTGGGAGCctagggctgggggtgggcggaGGGAAGGCCAGGAGAACATGGATGAGagccaggggtggggcaaggtcaAGCAAAGAGATGATGTTCTGGGGCAAGCATTTTATTTGTTAATACAAGAATAGAAATTCTGCAATAAATATCATCTAATAAATAACatctccaaataaataaatattaatacaacaaACTTAAAAGAGTCATGagttgggtggggctggggggcagggccTAGGGGAGCTGCCCCCGTACCCCGAAATGCTACCGCAATGTAAACTTTCAGGAAATTCTGTGGTTGTGGCTGTGGTTGCCCTCCCCAGCCTGGGCAACCCACAGATACCCTGGGAAAGGGGGCGGAGGGGAGGCACCCTGAAGCTGGCAAGAAAATTCAAGGCCATGTCCTTTTGGATGACACCCTGTGCCACGGATCGCCTTGGTGACCCCTGGGTCCAGTCTGTCCCTGCCCCTCTGCTTTCAGTATTACCTCCATTGCAGACCCCACCTCTTCCATTTTTCatcacatctcttccatctggacTTGGCCACCGTGTGTTTCCTGAAGTGGATGTATTGAGTTGTTTGAGGGGTGGGGGAGCAACACCCATCCAAGGAGAGCAGGGCAGCCAAAGGGTTTCACCCCAGAAAGGCACATGTGATGGTACCCCCCGTCCCTGCCCTACAGGCATGCTTCCTGGAAGTGCCACTTGAGGGGCTGGGTGGGCGCTGGCAAGTGGTGGGCAGGAAGCAGGAAGCTGCAAGAGCCTCACACCGACTGCAGCCACTCTGGGTGCCCTTGAGCATGATGTCCTGTGGAAATGGGATGGGGCCTATTGCACCTCTTCCTCAGACCCGTAGGACTTAGGGAGGCCAGGGGGGGATGGGCCTTATTGCATCACACCCTCCTCCAAGTCCAGGGAGGCTAGAGGCTCACAGCTTCTGTCTCCTGGCTCAACAAGTGTTGGTGTACGCGTTTCTCCCTCCTAGAGTGGGAGCAGGGctggaaggaggaaggggaggagagggtggtcaGAGATCAGAAGCCACGGGCCTCCAGGTGCAGGGTGACCGCGGTGGCGGGAGGCTGCATCTTCTTCTTGAGTCGGTTGAAGTCCTTGGCCGAGCGCCAGAGCCAGGTCTGCAGCTCCTTCAACAGCCAGAAGTCGTCCATCTTCTGGAGGAAGTCACTGTGGGCAGGGCCAGGGGCCCAGGTGGGCTCAGTCCCGGGCAGAGGCTGGGGCAGCGGGTAGCCCAGAGCCGCCATGACGCCCGCGATGCTGCCCAGCAGGCCCTGGAGGCTGGTGCAGAAGTGGGCCAGGCTGCGGCGCAGCTCGGCCGTGGCGGCCTGGCGGTTGAGGCCCCGCAGATAGCACAGGAGGTGGCTGTAGGCCTCGTAGTTCTGGGTCAGCCGCAGTTTGTCGTTGAGGCTTCGCCACACCTCCAGGTTGACAGTGGCCTTGGGCAGAGTCTCCACCCCCAGCCGAGGGGGGTTGAAGTCAGGCTCGTTGAAAGGGGGGCCCAGGTAGTtcagctgtgaaaaggagaggaCGATGGGGAAGGAGGGGGGGCGGAGGAGCCGGCTGGCCTGCTGGGAGATGCTCGCCCCCAAAGCTTCTATTTCCTGCGTCCCCTGACACTGGCCCCGTCTCCATGCTAGGCATCCCCTAAGTTTCTCCAGGGATGTCATTGGCATGGAGGTGACAGTTGAAGCAACGAGGGCGATGAGCTCCCCTATGGAGAagtgcagaaagagaagaacacgCAGGAGAAACTCAGGAAGGACGTGCTGACGGGTTGAGAGTACAAGCCTTGGGAGAGCGCCCCTCGGGGGTGGGGCAGAGCAGAAGAGGAGCCCTGAGGACCCAGGAGGCCAGGCCACAGAGGTGAAGGTGGACCAGGGGAGTCCAGAGCCAAGAAGAGGAGCTCGAGAAGGCAGCAGGGCTCAGCAGCAGGGCTGCAAAACAGAGAGCAAGGAGAGTGAGTCTCAGGAACACCGTTGGGCTTGGCAGGAGCGAGGTGCCTGACAACCTTGGAGAGAACCGTTCCAGTGGCCTGGAAGCCAGATTGCAGGGGTTAAGGAGTGAGTGGGTGGAGAGGAAGTGGAGGCAGAGGGTGTAGACCACTCCTTCAAGAAATTTGGCAGGGGAAGCCTGGGGAAGAAAAAGGGTCGGGAGCTAGGGCGGGTAGCAGAGTCAAGCAGAGGTTTCCTGGACGGGAAGGCAGAGAGCGCGGGTGGGAAGGCAGAGGGCCCGGGAGCACCCAAGCTACGCCTGTCCCTGACGAGCCTGGGCCACTCGTTGGAGGGTAGGGGCCACGGCCCTCGCTGAGGCCTCCCCCAGAGAAGGGCTCAGAGGCGCAGGGCTGCTGGAGGCAGAAACGGGCCATCTCAAGAGCTGGGCAGGAGGAAGGGTATGAAGACAGTCTAGGGAAGAGGACAGAGCCTTGCCAACCCTCAGGGGAGAGGCCTGGGGCCCAGGGAGAGGGCGAGGGAGCCGGCTCAgctgggagagagagggagaagcaaGAGGCGAGGCCTGGGATAGGCAAGGGCCCAGGGGGAGGTTCACACGCTGACAAGCTCAGAGACAAACTAATTTCCTCGGTGTATCCTGGGGCTGGAGCCAGCTCCCCCGtcaccctcctccccctgctTTCCCTGGCTCCAGAGTAGGGTCTGGGATGTGGAAGAGGAACACGGGAAGAGGGGCCAGTTCCCCACGGTCCTCGGCAACCCcgaccctcctcccttctctcctgggcTCTCTGAGCACCTCCGGACCACACCCAGATCCTTATGGCATAGCTTCCATCCGCACCCCAAGGCCCCCTGCCACTCCTGGCCGGGGTTCCCTACAGCCCCCTTTTCTCCCCAGGTCCCCCTTAGGAGGCCCAGCTAGGATGGGAGAGGCAGACTGAAGGGAGGCCCATGGGTCCAGAGCAGCAGGGCCCCAGGTCTGGGGCAGAGGCGAGCTGGAACAGAGGCAGGGGGGGGTGGGgccctccagccccacccagccccacccgGGCGAGAAACACCACAACACGGTGTAAACAGAGGAGACTTCCCCGGCCCTCAGGGGGAGGCGGGCGGCCGGGCCGGCAGCCAGTGCGGCAGCGGGCCAAGGCGGGTGCGAGGCCTGCCCACATGCCTAGTCCTGGGGccagggatggggaggagggggcaccTTCCCCAAGAGGGAGGGCAGGAGATGGGCCAGCCAGGGGGACTGCTGGGAGCCCAAGCCCCTTCCCATCACCCCGTCATTTACCGGGACCCCCGGTCTCTTGGTGttctctcttcccccacccccgttCGCCACCCAACTGCCAGCCCCTGAGCGGCCCGGATACTCACATAGGTCCCAGCCAAGCTGCGGAGCTGGTGCTCCAGGTAGCGGGTGAGGTCATAGGTTTTCTGGATGGAGGGGCCGGGCCCCGGGTCTCCGGTGCGGTTGAGGGCTGGCACCGCAGGGACCTGCCAGAGCACGGTGCACAGGCACGCGAGCATCCCCCACGAGTCCCCTGTGGACGGGACAGGGAGGAGCGTGAGGGCGGCCCGGCCCAGGAGGCAGCTGGCAGCCCCTCAGGTGTCTCTCCCCACCTTGGGCGGGAGCGTGGCGAGGGTGGGACACCAGATGGGAGCAGGCAGAATGGAGGAGGGGCGCTTCCCGGCCAGAGAGAGTGTGCTCATGGAGGCGTATTTGTGTTTGAGGACGAGGACTTGGCCTGTGTGTCTACCAGGAGGTACCGGAGAGCATCTGTGTGTCAGCTAAGAGTCGCTATGTGTGTggggtacgtgtgtgtgtgtgtgcgtatgtcgGGGGACAGGCCAAGGGATGTGAATCAGAATCAGTAGTCGTGGGTTCCAGCGGTCCCTTGGCTTTCTCTCCCACCCTCTGCAGCTTAGGGGGAGCCCAGGGGTTGGGAAACAGCACGTGTCAGAGATTCAAGTTGAGAGAAGTCAGCCCTGAGAGGGATGCGCAAGAGGCAGCCACGAGTGGGAGTCAAGCCAGAGGCAGGACGCAGGGTCAGACCACCAGGGTCAGAGGCAAGCTGTAGCTGTGGACACCAGGGCCGGGCGGGCTGAAGGACATGGGGCTGGCTCAGGTGGGTGGTACATTCCGGGATGCGATTCCGGCGCATGTTAAGTGCAGGGTCGCGTTAGACTGAAGGAAATGTGGTGTTCGCTCTGAGAGGCCGGCTGCAGTGAGATTTGCCCCATGCTCCTCTAGGGTATCAGATGGGGGAAAGTTAGACCTGAATGAGACCTGGGGATCGGTCTGCCATGAAtacagggcgggggtggggcagagACAGCATGTGATGTATTTGATGAGTCCCGCTTGTCCGctgcggagaaggcaatagcaccccactccagtactcttgcctggaaaatcccatgtatggaggagcctggtaggctgcagtccatggggtcgctaagagtccgacacgactgaagcgacttagcagcagcagcttgtccACTGATGATGCTGAAGAG includes the following:
- the CLCF1 gene encoding cardiotrophin-like cytokine factor 1 isoform X3, with protein sequence MLACLCTVLWQVPAVPALNRTGDPGPGPSIQKTYDLTRYLEHQLRSLAGTYLNYLGPPFNEPDFNPPRLGVETLPKATVNLEVWRSLNDKLRLTQNYEAYSHLLCYLRGLNRQAATAELRRSLAHFCTSLQGLLGSIAGVMAALGYPLPQPLPGTEPTWAPGPAHSDFLQKMDDFWLLKELQTWLWRSAKDFNRLKKKMQPPATAVTLHLEARGF
- the CLCF1 gene encoding cardiotrophin-like cytokine factor 1 isoform X1, which translates into the protein MLPVAGEPAAGDSWGMLACLCTVLWQVPAVPALNRTGDPGPGPSIQKTYDLTRYLEHQLRSLAGTYLNYLGPPFNEPDFNPPRLGVETLPKATVNLEVWRSLNDKLRLTQNYEAYSHLLCYLRGLNRQAATAELRRSLAHFCTSLQGLLGSIAGVMAALGYPLPQPLPGTEPTWAPGPAHSDFLQKMDDFWLLKELQTWLWRSAKDFNRLKKKMQPPATAVTLHLEARGF
- the CLCF1 gene encoding cardiotrophin-like cytokine factor 1 isoform X2, with the protein product MDLRAGDSWGMLACLCTVLWQVPAVPALNRTGDPGPGPSIQKTYDLTRYLEHQLRSLAGTYLNYLGPPFNEPDFNPPRLGVETLPKATVNLEVWRSLNDKLRLTQNYEAYSHLLCYLRGLNRQAATAELRRSLAHFCTSLQGLLGSIAGVMAALGYPLPQPLPGTEPTWAPGPAHSDFLQKMDDFWLLKELQTWLWRSAKDFNRLKKKMQPPATAVTLHLEARGF